One Phaseolus vulgaris cultivar G19833 chromosome 2, P. vulgaris v2.0, whole genome shotgun sequence DNA window includes the following coding sequences:
- the LOC137812177 gene encoding nodulin-26-like, which yields MAGYSGGSETHEVVVNVTKDTPKTMERSNSFVSVPFLQKLIAEVVGTYFLIFAGCGSVVVNKNNYNVVTLPGIAIVWGLVVAVLVYSVGHISGAHFNPAVTIAFASTKRFPLSQVPAYVAAQLLGSTLASGTLKLLFMGKHDQFSGTVPSGTNLQAFLFEFIITFLLMFVISGVATDNRAIGEMAGIAIGSTILLNVMIGGPVTGASMNPVRSLGPAFVHSEYTGIWIYILAPILGAVVGAWVYNIIRNTETTLCDITKSASFLKGRIGGTK from the exons ATGGCTGGTTATTCAGGAGGATCTGAAACACACGAGGTGGTTGTAAATGTAACCAAGGACACCCCCAAAACAATGGAACGCTCGAACTCCTTTGTCTCTGTTCCTTTCTTGCAGAAG TTGATAGCTGAGGTGGTGGGCACGTATTTCTTGATATTTGCCGGATGTGGTTCAGTTGTGGTGAACAAGAATAACTACAACGTGGTAACACTTCCTGGGATAGCAATTGTTTGGGGGCTGGTTGTCGCAGTGCTGGTTTACTCTGTTGGTCACATCTCTGGTGCCCATTTCAATCCTGCTGTCACCATTGCTTTTGCCTCCACCAAAAGGTTTCCCTTGTCGCAG GTACCAGCTTATGTGGCAGCTCAGCTGCTAGGAAGCACACTTGCAAGTGGAACTCTGAAGCTATTGTTTATGGGGAAGCATGACCAGTTTTCAGGAACAGTTCCAAGTGGAACTAACCTGCAAGCTTTTCTCTTTGAATTCATAATCACATTCCTCCTTATGTTTGTCATATCAGGGGTTGCCACTGATAACAGAGCG ATTGGTGAAATGGCTGGGATTGCAATTGGGTCTACGATACTGCTGAACGTGATGATTGGAGG GCCAGTGACAGGAGCATCAATGAACCCAGTGAGAAGCCTTGGACCTGCTTTTGTGCACTCGGAATACACAGGAATATGGATATACATTTTGGCACCAATTCTTGGAGCTGTGGTTGGAGCATGGGTCTACAATATCATTCGGAACACAGAGACCACACTCTGTGACATCACCAAGAGTGCCTCTTTTCTCAAAGGACGTATTGGTGGCACCAAATAA